The Clarias gariepinus isolate MV-2021 ecotype Netherlands chromosome 3, CGAR_prim_01v2, whole genome shotgun sequence DNA window ttgtgagtacattgtataccaatagaaacaagagtgtctctatcataactaatgtacttcatggtggtaatttgactggttttaaaacgctaaaaactaacttaaagaacaaaaacaaagaaaaggtggtcggagcagtcgtgacggcagccgacctcatcGGCGCCATCATGGCTTCTCTTCATTGGATGTAAAAAACCCAAACATGTACAGGACAAGTCAAGTGTTGTGTGCATCAGATCGGGATTTAAATGTTGCTGGAATTTTGTTACTGTTTATTTCTATCCTATCTAAGTTGCAACCtgctttaacaaaaatatttaaagatagATTACCAGTTAAGTGCATTGTTAAAGTACACTAAGCATGTTCCTGACTTTTCTTGACTGCCTTTATATAATCTCTCTCTGCACTGTCATGCCCCCTACAGAAACTgcttaattgtttgtttttgttggtgGTTTTTCAGTGTCATCGCAGAATGTCCGCCTGGTTAAGGGTACACTAGGAGGAAGCGTCGTCTTACCGTGTTCGTCTGATCAGAGTAATACAAACGTGTACTGGCGATACAGCGAAAAGATTACGGTGTGTGACATCATCAAAGGCGAAGTGGATTTTGACGAGCAGGACCCAGTGTTCAAGGACAGAGTGGAGAGTTTTTCCTCAGAGTTTGCAAAAGGCAACTTttcaatcaaactgaaaaacctgaaaaagtctGATGAAGGAGTTTATACCTGCAATTTCCCCAAAATACTTACTCCAGGGACATTGAAACTGATTGTTACAGGTGTGTCTGTGATTTTATGAACTACAAGTACTACTAATATTAATACTACTATTACTGCCTattaaagcgctcgccctattatCCGGGGAgtgctggttcgaaccccgggtaaTGCTGTtgtcctctcacagccggaggcacagagagagctgattggccgagctctctcaggggggagggatgagaggtactcgcgctcccacattaatcacggctctacagccaatcaggggcgtctgtgagcttgcgcacgtggaaggagcagatagcgtttcctccgagtgtgttactccgcccctaatggtgcgtgagcaagcagttcgaaaagatgctgTCGGCTaacgtcacgtggttcggaggaaacacgggatagtcttcgccctcccgactgagtggtagtagtagccttaatgtggtagccccctagtgacgaggaggaattggctatgactaatattggggagaaaattggaaccccccccacccaaaaaaaaaaaaacctactactattactactaataattattataataataatcatcaccCTTCTTGAACAGTCTCTTAAGTCTACCTGAGGGCGGTTAGTTTTCACACTTATGGTTATAACGTAACTCAggtgattgtttgtttgtcttccGCAGAAAACAGAATTGGGATTGTCATGAGAGGACCATATAGCCTTGTACTTTTTCTCCTGGGATGCATTCTACTGCTCTGAACCACCTCAAGCACAAACACATTGAccttttttcttgatttttgcaggattttcatattttttaaaaatgctaaagGCTTTGCTAAGAGTACAGTGCCCACCAAAGTTTTTAATTGATTCTCTGCCAATAAATGCCATGTTGGACGTTCATCTCAACATTCTAAAAAGAAATGTCTCcctaaaaagagaataaaatcgTGCAGCTATAGCCAGCATCTTCGGGTAATGGTCACCTCAACCATCATACAAATATGTGCTCGTAGGGATGCTGGTGCAAGGTGGGGTGGACTGAGTATTTCTGGAACAGCTGATTCCCACACACAGCCTAGTGTTGAATTAGaattaagcaaaaaatataaaacatccaCTGAGCAGCAGCAGTTTTGCAGATAGGACCGCCTGGTTGATGAGAGAGTTTAAAAGAACGGACTGATTCAACTTGACAAAAAAGGCTGCAAATGTGCTACAACACCAGAAGACCATGTCGGGTTCAAtttctgtcagccaagaacagaatGCTAAGGCAGCCAG harbors:
- the LOC128518279 gene encoding CD276 antigen homolog, with the translated sequence MFDGNMHARYFFFTFLLVVNRVSSQNVRLVKGTLGGSVVLPCSSDQSNTNVYWRYSEKITVCDIIKGEVDFDEQDPVFKDRVESFSSEFAKGNFSIKLKNLKKSDEGVYTCNFPKILTPGTLKLIVTENRIGIVMRGPYSLVLFLLGCILLL